From the genome of Pieris rapae chromosome 5, ilPieRapa1.1, whole genome shotgun sequence, one region includes:
- the LOC111003199 gene encoding ubiquitin-conjugating enzyme E2 J2-like codes for MAKTKVTGATSRLKQDYLRLKNDPVPYVTAEPVPSNILEWHYVVKGPEKSPYEGGYYHGKIMFPREFPFKPPSIYMITPNGRFKTNTKLCLSITDFHPDTWNPAWSISTILTGLLSFMLEKTPTLGSIETSDYQKRCLAAESLEINLKNKMFCELFPEYVGEIEELLKQRQQALLQTENNSNNSESEVTNEQQSNMHYLLTNLFVLVGFVFLAFMVKHVLVSVSND; via the coding sequence atggctAAAACTAAAGTAACTGGAGCAACGAGTAGGTTGAAACAAGATTATTTAAGGTTGAAAAACGATCCTGTACCATATGTGACCGCAGAACCAGTGCCTTCCAACATACTAGAGTGGCATTATGTTGTAAAAGGACCCGAGAAAAGTCCCTACGAAGGAGGATATTATCACGGGAAAATCATGTTTCCAAGAGAGTTTCCTTTCAAGCCTCCGTCAATTTATATGATAACGCCAAATGGAcgatttaaaactaatactaAGCTTTGTTTAAGCATTACAGATTTTCATCCAGACACATGGAATCCAGCTTGGTCAATTTCAACAATTCTGACAGGCCTGCTAAGTTTCATGTTAGAAAAAACACCAACTCTGGGTTCTATTGAAACATCTGATTACCAGAAACGATGTTTGGCTGCTGAATCTTTagaaattaatcttaaaaacaAGATGTTCTGTGAGTTGTTTCCAGAATATGTTGGTGAGATTGAAGAGCTGCTTAAACAACGACAGCAAGCCTTGCTccaaacagaaaataatagcAACAACAGTGAGAGTGAAGTGACAAATGAACAACAATCTAATATGcactatttattaacaaacttATTTGTGTTAGTGGGCTTTGTGTTTCTAGCATTTATGGTGAAACATGTTTTGGTATCTGTTTCAAATGACTAA
- the LOC111003173 gene encoding uncharacterized protein LOC111003173: protein MSDVKQVKVDNWGIYFLQRLKHFFNRTDYCDLTLQFQDNAQLKVHRLVLNSCTEYFEILERTCEMYSDCLVMPDDLQADVVVPIVNFMYTGQLEFKMDLLEKLYQTSLIMNMPVLTKLLNAHRVKPNLYGKRYSRNIEPRVSTPTATPTAQIKKRSFNKAFPNDQQVTAKKKFGTSESLLSSSNGAYGLETSLKPVESSQKKNINKDPKPTRYELPAELDDDNIFDNSFTSLSYESKPLMVHPETTKYYTPKKARIFDEPSNSKKFLSGTTTMDIVECRKITPNDFFEDVADTSPDDSELFLQQNVQEKKDSSQLFDQILIKDSKISIEKKDKKEKSHLDHAKIISEVLKKYPHLVKSNKNIKLKILNNPNSQKKQEPKLLKPKTEVPDFTYETDVVDSQEAARLIAMGADNVKGPWICLICGTPGRALHFTSYYNYRRHLVEVHNEKPVSNMCEYCGLKSPKRNYLVHHLYTKHGVEPPRAFHFPKCNICSYVALTEAFLVKHKMSHSDNHKFRCAICASSFHNSNLLLKHIQKTGHKFSAEKKPSPQCIYCYKMFTRDSNLYAHLKSNHYESAKNDGIIEDSDDEKESKIHVDTNRDGTPTKYIEVNVPGSFDNQYDETSYNVQQRSDGNIEIVTKKPPLNLTPISKKKILNAGLSKTSSSGTPQKVKIIQEVISKSDFIDSPESVKKEDGIVVLDNNEFFFTENYQTDTEEIITSETSQSEYSTTPHNSTETSKLTLSKSNPTMNQPIQIVVSNEEEYKALLSSNHSIIFDERVSDKPLTVLATSSSGVGDTINLSNPQSNEMMIVPETFPINISASNTTDNSNIVVVYSHPVSEQNKHFQLITSSQGLNNQFIQSSAIFTQNFETVTTTAPVMAGQIVVNNTTVGNSWQNNLPIATSEMQIITSEVHVGDPVNNIPQVEIMQPGLEVPLPQSLPNLDETDISVNSNFLNANTTTKSTNADKSVFQNTTLIPISKLPSLSSLSQSMVINSPQVGMNIIQSEKSLETKEPHAIMEIPITEQSNIVDMPSNIDEELKTEPIFDEPASIVDQPDSIMDQTESIEPKEEQSDCVTEPNALVCPHQDVESNIIVDSGEKALSIELPQDPTNIREQETVTMSAKEETTGDNAKLDISVTCEHIQDTTETRECSNDIADCIPESNNANSHIDEQPLITSDLQQNHNIIMEQDDKFDHKATIAIPQMVTVEPKTLLHHTSTSVTKDIQISEIENTLSEHTLTQKADFVIDTEEQKQNQPVLISEEDECIKTEDEETIENIARDIEAVPKMMAVEIMEEKPYENTNKPLIKDIDNLTSEWSDGDGEEGTDPSIKLTQAEVAEDKPECMLQSNELEPDKNIDSVPQEKISSLLNDWEENSQEETISDSVSAIPTEVIKNTTNIISDKLTMEKVEPQEGKKHNDIRKLVSDWDDDVEEDHN from the coding sequence ATGAGTGACGTAAAGCAAGTGAAAGTGGATAACTGGGGAATATATTTCCTTCAGAGGTTAAAGCACTTCTTTAACCGAACTGACTACTGCGATCTCACACTTCAGTTTCAAGATAATGCACAACTTAAAGTACATAGGTTGGTTCTCAATTCGTGTACAGAATATTTTGAGATATTAGAAAGAACTTGCGAAATGTATTCTGATTGCTTAGTCATGCCGGATGATCTACAGGCCGATGTAGTAGTCCCTATTGTTAACTTCATGTATACTGGACAGCTAGAATTTAAAATGGATTTACTTGAAAAACTATATCAAACATCTTTAATCATGAACATGCCAGTTTTGACTAAACTTTTGAATGCTCATAGAGTCAAACCTAATTTATATGGTAAACGGTACAGCCGAAATATTGAACCAAGAGTATCTACACCTACTGCAACTCCAACtgcacaaataaaaaagcgtAGCTTTAATAAGGCTTTTCCAAACGATCAACAAGTaacagcaaaaaaaaaatttggaacTTCAGAATCTCTATTGAGTAGTAGTAATGGTGCCTATGGCTTGGAAACAAGTTTAAAGCCAGTGGAATCCAgccagaaaaaaaatataaataaggatCCAAAGCCAACCCGGTATGAATTACCTGCTGAATTAGATGATGATAATATCTTTGATAACTCTTTCACAAGTCTTTCTTATGAATCTAAACCTTTAATGGTGCACCCTGAAACGACTAAATATTACACTCCTAAAAAAGCTAGAATTTTTGATGAACCATCTAATTCTAAAAAGTTTCTTTCCGGAACGACAACAATGGATATTGTTGAATGTCGAAAAATCACACCAAATGACTTTTTTGAAGATGTTGCAGATACAAGTCCTGATGATTCAGAACTTTTCTTACAACAAAATGTTCAAGAAAAAAAGGATTCTAGTCAACTTTttgatcaaattttaattaaagattcaaaaatctctatagaaaaaaaagataaaaaggaaaaaagcCACTTGGATCATGCTAAAATTATAAGTGAGGTACTGAAGAAATATCCTCATTTGGTAAAAAgcaataagaatataaaacttaaaatactgAACAATCCCAACAGTCAGAAGAAACAAGAACCAAAATTGCTAAAGCCTAAAACAGAAGTACCAGACTTTACTTATGAAACAGATGTAGTTGACTCTCAAGAAGCAGCACGACTTATAGCAATGGGTGCAGATAATGTGAAGGGTCCTTGGATTTGTCTGATATGTGGCACTCCTGGGAGAGCATTACATTTTACAAGTTATTATAACTATCGTCGACATCTAGTAGAAGTTCATAATGAAAAACCAGTGTCAAATATGTGTGAATATTGTGGTTTGAAATCACCAAAAAGAAACTACTTGGTCCACCATTTATACACTAAACATGGAGTTGAACCACCACGAGCTTTTCACTTCcctaaatgtaatatatgcaGCTATGTTGCCTTAACAGAAGCTTTCTTAGTGAAGCATAAAATGTCTCATTCTGACAACCATAAATTCCGATGTGCTATTTGTGCATCTTCATTTCATAACtcaaatttattactaaaacataTTCAGAAAACTGGTCACAAGTTTTCAGCTGAAAAAAAGCCAAGCCCACAATGTATTTATTGCTATAAGATGTTTACACGAGATTCAAATCTATATGCCCacttaaaatcaaatcattatGAGTCTGCCAAAAATGATGGCATAATTGAAGATTCTGACGATGAGAAGGAGTCCAAGATTCATGTAGATACTAATAGGGATGGAACACCAACAAAATACATAGAAGTTAATGTTCCTGGATCATTTGACAATCAATATGATGAGACTTCCTATAATGTGCAACAACGATCAGATGGAAATATTGAGATAGTTACTAAAAAGCCACCACTTAATTTAACTccaatttctaaaaaaaagatattaaatgcTGGATTGAGTAAAACATCCTCTTCTGGTACTcctcaaaaagtaaaaattattcaagaaGTTATATCAAAATCAGACTTTATAGATTCACCTGAATCAGTAAAAAAAGAAGATGGTATTGTAGTACTAGACAATAATGAATTCTTTTTCACAGAAAACTATCAAACTGATACTGAAGAAATAATAACTTCTGAGACTTCACAAAGTGAATACTCAACTACTCCTCATAATAGTACTGAAACATCCAAACTTACTCTATCAAAATCTAATCCAACTATGAATCAGCCCATACAAATTGTAGTATCTAATGAAGAGGAATATAAAGCATTACTTTCCTCAAATCACTCAATAATATTTGATGAGAGAGTTTCTGATAAACCTTTGACAGTTTTGGCAACATCAAGTTCAGGTGTTGGAGATACTATCAATTTGAGTAATCCACAATCAAATGAAATGATGATTGTTCCTGAAACATTTCCCATTAATATTTCAGCATCCAATACTACAGACAACTCTAATATAGTAGTTGTGTACAGCCACCCAGTAAgtgaacaaaacaaacattttcagtTAATAACGTCTTCCCAAGGTCTTAATAATCAATTCATCCAATCATCAGCAATTTTTACTCAAAATTTTGAAACTGTCACAACAACGGCTCCAGTAATGGCTGGTCAAATAGTGGTTAATAACACTACTGTAGGTAATTCTTGGCAAAACAATTTGCCAATTGCTACTTCAGAAATGCAAATTATAACTTCAGAAGTGCATGTTGGTGATCCTGTTAATAATATCCCTCAAGTTGAGATAATGCAACCCGGTCTGGAGGTTCCTCTACCACAATCATTGCCAAACTTAGATGAAACTGATATTTCTGTAAAcagcaattttttaaatgctaaCACTACAACAAAATCTACTAATGCAGACAAATCTGTTTTTCAAAATACAACATTAATTCCTATTAGTAAATTGCCATCCTTAAGCTCTCTCAGTCAATCTATGGTTATAAATTCACCCCAAGTAGGaatgaatattatacaatCAGAAAAAAGTCTTGAAACTAAAGAACCGCATGCAATTATGGAAATTCCAATCACAGAACAATCTAATATAGTGGACATGCCATCTAATATAGATGAAGAATTAAAAACTGAACCTATTTTTGATGAACCTGCCTCCATTGTAGACCAACCTGACTCCATTATGGACCAAACAGAATCTATTGAACCTAAGGAGGAACAGAGTGACTGTGTTACAGAACCAAATGCATTGGTATGTCCACATCAAGATGTTGAATCGAACATAATAGTTGATTCAGGAGAAAAAGCTTTAAGTATAGAATTGCCACAGGATCCTACTAATATTAGAGAACAAGAAACTGTCACAATGAGTGCAAAGGAAGAAACTACTGGTGATAATGCTAAACTAGACATATCTGTAACTTGTGAACATATACAAGACACAACAGAGACACGAGAATGTTCAAATGACATAGCTGATTGTATACCAGAGTCCAACAATGCAAATTCACATATAGATGAACAACCCTTAATTACATCTGATCTTCaacaaaatcataatattataatggaaCAAGATGATAAATTTGATCACAAAGCTACTATAGCTATTCCTCAAATGGTAACTGTTGAACCAAAAACCCTTTTGCATCACACATCTACTTCAGTTACAAAGGATATACAGATTTctgaaatagaaaatacattATCTGAACATACTTTAACACAAAAAGCTGATTTTGTAATAGATACTGAAGAACAGAAACAGAATCAACCCGTATTAATAAGTGAGGAGGATGAATGTATTAAAACTGAGGATGAGGAAACAATTGAAAACATAGCAAGAGATATAGAAGCTGTTCCTAAAATGATGGCTGTAGAAATTATGGAAGAAAAACCTTATGAAAATACTAACAAGCCTcttataaaagatattgatAATCTAACATCAGAATGGTCAGATGGTGATGGAGAAGAAGGAACAGATCCTTCTATTAAGTTGACTCAAGCAGAAGTAGCTGAAGATAAACCTGAATGTATGTTGCAAAGTAATGAATTAGAACCTGACAAAAACATAGATAGTGTACCCCAAGAAAAAATTTCCTCACTTCTTAATGATTGGGAAGAAAACTCGCAAGAAGAAACAATTTCTGATTCTGTGTCTGCAATTCCAAcagaagtaataaaaaataccactAATATCATTAGTGACAAGTTGACCATGGAGAAAGTTGAGCCACAAGAGGGCAAGAAACACAATGATATAAGAAAGTTAGTAAGTGATTGGGATGATGATGTAGAAGAGGATCATAATTAG